AGGAAGGCCGCATGCTGTTCGGCAAATCGATGCTGCAACGTCCGAACGTGCTGCTGATGGACGAGCCGACCAACCACCTCGACATGGAGTCGATCGAGTCGCTGAACACCGCGCTCGAGAAATATCAGGGCACGCTGATATTCGTTTCGCACGATCGCGAGTTCGTGTCGTCACTGGCGACGCGCGTAATCGAAATGACTGCCGATGGCGTGCATGATTTCGGAGGAAATTATGAGGACTTTTTGCGCAGCCGGGGTCTCGCGGCTTGAGACTGGAGGCGGAATGGCGCTGACGCGAGCGCTGTCATTGCGAGCCTGAAGGGCGAGACAACCTGTTCCCTGGAATCGACGAAACCGTCATTGCGGACGGCCTTTAGCCCCGGACTTGATCCGGGGAAGGCAATCTGGTGTTATCCCCGATCGGGCAAGCGAAGCGCTTGTATGATCGGTAATCACGTTCATGAACCAGGCACGAACTCACACCGAACCACGTCTTGATGCCCGGGGTACTTCCCGAAATCCCGGTTACGCGCATATCTACGCCGTCGTCCAGAAAATTCCCGCAGGCAAAGTCGCCACTTACGGACAGATCGCGGCACTCGCCGGCATGCCGCGTCAAGCACGTCAGGTCGGCTACGCACTCCATACTTTGAATGACGAATCTGGCGTGCCGTGGCAGCGCGTGATCAACGCAAAGGGCGAGGTCAGCCCGCGCACGTGGTCGGAAAATCATTTGCTTCAGCGTATCCTACTGGAGGACGAGGGCATCGAATTCGACGACCACGGCCGGGTCGACTTGACGCGGTTCGGATGGGCGCCGGATTCTGCATAGCCGCGCCACGCGGGCACAGGAAATCATGGCAATCAACGAGCAGCAGCCGGCAGCAATCGCACGCAACGATGATTCCTCGCGCGCGTCCACCGCGGATTCCACTGCCATTTCAGTCGACGACATGCAGCCTGTCGCCGGCGGCGGCGTTCTGCATCGCCGGGTATTTCTGCGGCGTGGATTGGCGCTGGCGACGGCGCTTGCCGGTGGGTCTGCGGCAGTCACCGGCAAAGCCGATGCGAACGATCCTGCCGGGCTCCTCGTCGCGCCGCCATGGATGCGCACGCCCGGTCAGCCCTTCACGTCTTACGGCCAGCCGTCTCCTCACGAAAAACTCGTCTCGCGTCGCATCGGCGCCAACCGCCTGGCGCCCGGCAATGGCGTTTCGTGGACGCCGCTCGAAGACCTCGGCGGCATGCTGACGCCGAGCGGCCTGCATTTCGAGCGTCATCACAATGGCGTGCCGCAGATCGATCCGCAGCAGCATCGCCTGCTGATCCACGGCATGGTCGCGCAACCGCTGACCTTCGCGGTCGACGACCTTGCGCGCTATCCGATGCGATCGCAGCTACTGTTCCTCGAATGCGGCGGCAATAGCAATGCGGGCTGGCATCAGGAGCCGATCCAGCGTCCGCTGGGCTCGTTCCACGGCCTGGTATCGTGCAGCGAGTGGACTGGCGTGCCGCTGACCATTTTGCTCGAGCAAGCCGGCATCGATACGAAAGCGAGCTGGATCGTCGCCGAGGGCGCCGATGCGATCGCCATGAACATTAGCCTTCCGCTGGCCAAGATCGTCGACGACTGCTTCGTCGCGATCTTCCAGAACGGCGAAAAACTCCGCCCGGAAAACGGCTATCCGCTGCGGCTCATCGTGCCGGGATGGGAAGGTGTCCTGAATGTGAAATGGCTGCGCCGCCTGCAGGTGACGGACCGGCCGGCGATGGCGCGCAACGAAACAGGCAAGTACACGGAATTGCTGCCGTCCGGCAGAGCGAGGCAGTTCACGTTCGTGATCGATGCCAAATCGCTCATCACCTCGCCGTCCCATGGACAGCTCTTGCCGGCGCCTGACTTTTACGAAATACGCGGCCTTGCCTGGAGCGGCCGCGACCGCATCAAAAAAGTCGATGTGTCGGCGGATGGCGGGAAGACCTGGGCCGAGGCGGATTTGCAGGATCCGGTGCTTCCGCGATGTTTCACGCGCTTTCGTTCCGCATGGAAATGGAATGGCGAGCCGGCAATTCTGAAAAGCCGCGCCACCGACGAAACCGGCTACATGCAACCCGAGCGCAAAGCGCTGGTGGCGGAACGAGGCCGTCACGGTTATTTCCATTACAACGCGATCGTGGCGTGGGAAGTCGACGAAGATGGAGCGGTCAACCATGTTTATGCATAAAGTCGCGCGCGCCGCGAGCGCTTTTTTACTGACGATTTGCGCGGGCCAGGTACTCGCCGAAGGTCCGGTGCAAGCGCCAAAGCTCGGCAAGCCGATCAGCGCCGAGCAAGCGGCCAAATGGGACCTGAATGTTTTTTCCGATGGCGCCGGGTTGCCGCCGGGTAGCGGCACGGCTGTCGAGGGC
This portion of the Burkholderiales bacterium genome encodes:
- the soxC gene encoding sulfite dehydrogenase; the protein is MQPVAGGGVLHRRVFLRRGLALATALAGGSAAVTGKADANDPAGLLVAPPWMRTPGQPFTSYGQPSPHEKLVSRRIGANRLAPGNGVSWTPLEDLGGMLTPSGLHFERHHNGVPQIDPQQHRLLIHGMVAQPLTFAVDDLARYPMRSQLLFLECGGNSNAGWHQEPIQRPLGSFHGLVSCSEWTGVPLTILLEQAGIDTKASWIVAEGADAIAMNISLPLAKIVDDCFVAIFQNGEKLRPENGYPLRLIVPGWEGVLNVKWLRRLQVTDRPAMARNETGKYTELLPSGRARQFTFVIDAKSLITSPSHGQLLPAPDFYEIRGLAWSGRDRIKKVDVSADGGKTWAEADLQDPVLPRCFTRFRSAWKWNGEPAILKSRATDETGYMQPERKALVAERGRHGYFHYNAIVAWEVDEDGAVNHVYA
- a CDS encoding MGMT family protein, encoding MNQARTHTEPRLDARGTSRNPGYAHIYAVVQKIPAGKVATYGQIAALAGMPRQARQVGYALHTLNDESGVPWQRVINAKGEVSPRTWSENHLLQRILLEDEGIEFDDHGRVDLTRFGWAPDSA